In the genome of Mucisphaera calidilacus, one region contains:
- a CDS encoding metallophosphoesterase family protein has protein sequence MSDSHGRASTTERAVEMLVDAGAEMLLHLGDVGTVEVIDALAEVDEAGERIEAHLVFGNTDWDLETLRRYAEGLGVAVAHPAGRLELKTGLLYFCHGHQPEVMKAGLREGARYLCHGHTHRTLDTVQGPTRIINPGALFRAETYTVALLDTDTDELEFLTVDEGPGPRPS, from the coding sequence TTGTCGGATTCTCACGGCCGGGCGTCGACCACGGAGCGGGCGGTGGAGATGCTGGTGGACGCGGGGGCGGAGATGCTGCTGCACCTGGGGGACGTGGGGACGGTGGAGGTGATTGACGCTCTGGCGGAGGTGGACGAGGCGGGCGAGCGGATCGAGGCGCACCTGGTCTTCGGGAACACGGACTGGGACCTGGAGACGCTGCGGCGGTACGCGGAGGGGCTTGGGGTCGCGGTGGCGCACCCGGCGGGTCGCCTGGAATTGAAGACGGGGCTGCTCTATTTCTGCCACGGCCATCAGCCGGAGGTGATGAAGGCGGGTCTGCGTGAGGGTGCTCGTTACCTGTGCCACGGCCACACGCACCGGACGCTGGACACGGTGCAGGGCCCGACGCGGATCATCAATCCGGGGGCGCTCTTCCGTGCGGAGACGTACACTGTGGCGCTGCTGGACACGGACACGGACGAACTGGAGTTTCTGACGGTGGACGAGGGCCCGGGGCCCCGGCCGAGTTAG
- a CDS encoding GNAT family N-acetyltransferase → MTQPPSPETDTDLIIRSYRIEDQPAVSRLYTDGLLSGQIAPNDTGADVDNVLEAYFDHDRHHFWVCELEGGVVGMIGVGSDERDTAEIRRLRVEPRLQDTDIAQQLAETAVGHCKKHGFLKVRLDTRYKGDAVFELFSRLGFKHNRTKTLNEKDLHEFYLDLYGE, encoded by the coding sequence TTGACACAACCCCCCTCCCCTGAGACTGACACGGACCTGATCATCCGCTCGTACCGGATCGAGGATCAGCCCGCGGTGTCGCGCCTGTACACCGACGGCCTGCTCTCGGGCCAGATCGCGCCGAACGACACGGGCGCGGACGTGGACAACGTGCTGGAGGCCTACTTCGATCACGACCGACACCACTTCTGGGTGTGCGAGCTTGAGGGCGGCGTGGTGGGGATGATCGGCGTAGGGAGCGACGAGCGGGACACGGCGGAGATCCGGCGTCTGCGTGTGGAGCCGAGACTCCAGGACACGGATATCGCTCAGCAGCTGGCGGAGACGGCGGTGGGCCACTGCAAGAAGCACGGCTTCCTGAAGGTGCGTCTGGACACGCGTTACAAGGGTGATGCGGTGTTCGAGCTGTTTTCGCGGCTGGGCTTCAAGCACAACCGGACCAAGACGCTCAACGAGAAGGACCTGCACGAGTTCTATCTGGACCTGTACGGGGAGTGA
- the ychF gene encoding redox-regulated ATPase YchF, whose amino-acid sequence MEAGIVGLPNVGKSTLFNALTAAGIASENYPFCTIEPNVGVVPVPDDRLQRIEAHIPTQKVIPAALRLVDIAGIVRGASEGEGLGNKFLSHIRNVDAILQVVRCFENPDITHVDGDVDPIRDIDTIATELLLADMQTVESSKDKAARTARSGDKEAKARLELLARCAEVLDNSQPVRSLELDEDEQKILRSFGLITAKPILFVANVDEDDPAGEGPLVQKVRDWAAANGAEGNVVPVCARLESELAELDDDDKLELLEASGLTEPALAVLARAAYKLLGLQSYFTAGEKEIRAWTIPIGATAPQAAGVIHSDFERGFIRAEIYALDDLEELKTEKAIRDAGRLRVEGKGYTMQDGDITHFLFNV is encoded by the coding sequence ATGGAAGCAGGCATCGTCGGGCTGCCCAACGTCGGCAAGTCCACCCTCTTCAACGCACTCACCGCCGCCGGCATCGCCAGCGAGAACTATCCCTTCTGCACCATCGAGCCGAACGTGGGCGTCGTCCCCGTGCCCGACGACCGGCTCCAACGCATCGAGGCCCACATCCCCACCCAGAAGGTCATCCCCGCAGCGCTCCGACTCGTCGATATCGCCGGCATCGTCCGCGGCGCCTCCGAGGGTGAGGGCCTCGGCAACAAGTTTCTCTCCCACATCCGCAACGTCGACGCCATCCTCCAGGTCGTCCGCTGCTTCGAGAACCCCGACATCACCCACGTTGACGGCGACGTCGACCCGATCCGCGACATCGACACCATCGCCACCGAACTCCTCCTCGCCGACATGCAGACCGTCGAGTCCAGCAAGGACAAGGCCGCACGCACCGCCCGCTCAGGCGACAAGGAGGCCAAGGCACGCCTCGAACTCCTCGCCCGCTGCGCCGAGGTCCTCGACAACAGCCAGCCCGTCCGCTCCCTCGAACTCGACGAGGACGAGCAGAAGATCCTCAGGAGCTTCGGACTCATCACCGCCAAGCCCATCCTCTTCGTCGCCAACGTCGACGAGGACGACCCCGCCGGCGAAGGACCGCTCGTTCAGAAGGTCCGCGACTGGGCCGCCGCCAACGGCGCCGAGGGCAACGTCGTCCCCGTCTGCGCGCGTCTCGAATCCGAGCTCGCCGAACTCGACGACGACGACAAGCTCGAACTTCTCGAAGCCTCCGGGCTCACCGAGCCGGCCCTCGCCGTCCTCGCCCGCGCCGCCTACAAGCTCCTCGGCCTCCAGAGCTACTTCACCGCCGGCGAAAAAGAGATCCGCGCCTGGACCATCCCCATCGGAGCGACCGCGCCCCAGGCCGCGGGTGTCATCCACTCCGACTTCGAACGCGGCTTCATCCGCGCCGAGATCTACGCCCTCGATGACCTCGAAGAACTCAAGACCGAAAAAGCCATCCGCGACGCCGGGCGGCTCCGCGTCGAGGGCAAGGGGTACACCATGCAGGACGGCGACATCACCCACTTCCTCTTTAACGTCTGA
- a CDS encoding sensor histidine kinase gives MLKLKPIRISLANKCQLLFGAAVVLILTAALIVVAMRMQALVEAAPLERARDFATAWLNNHIRLGNALLTIEEGGRGLPPDRDFGLTLIEDFEFERASGLDPFLARTIDRFSTTRKHQTFDIAEDTAGRRFYRYARAVRSSDLVSAQQLATGNGQAQEPIGPPEMILLIQLRDDRVAVEAATNRIYLVGAGTLSGLLAIGVFWFITTRIILSPVRVLRDYAGQVSRGDLNIRSDINTGDEFEELSDVFNQMLESIRDNQGRLSDANKSLDVKLGELAASNVALYEANKVKGEFLANVSHELRTPLNSILGFAEVLSESLSARTGPVDEKRKRYVGNILASSRHLLNLINDLLEVAKIEAGRVEVRIAPVSVDDLTEGLINLMRLQAENRSIALKRRVEPDLPILETDANKLQQILFNFLSNAVKFTPDMGTITLSASLIPEIPHTKPAQVRLSVSDTGPGIAPEDQQKIFEKFTTLDPSVTKEHGGTGLGLTICSELAELLGGSIELDSELGKGATFSLLVPVKAEPVGPIRRPPSGHGSEILAGEL, from the coding sequence ATGCTGAAACTCAAGCCGATCCGGATCAGCCTGGCGAACAAGTGCCAGCTGCTGTTTGGTGCGGCGGTGGTGCTGATCCTGACGGCGGCATTGATCGTGGTGGCGATGCGTATGCAGGCGCTGGTGGAGGCGGCCCCGCTCGAACGTGCGCGCGACTTCGCGACGGCGTGGCTGAACAACCACATCCGGCTGGGCAACGCGTTGCTGACGATCGAGGAAGGCGGGCGGGGCTTGCCGCCTGACCGTGATTTCGGCCTGACGCTGATCGAGGACTTCGAGTTCGAACGGGCGTCGGGGCTGGACCCGTTTCTGGCGCGGACGATCGACCGGTTCAGCACGACGCGCAAGCACCAGACGTTTGATATCGCGGAGGACACGGCGGGACGACGTTTCTACCGGTATGCGCGGGCGGTGCGTTCGTCGGACCTGGTGAGTGCGCAGCAGCTGGCGACGGGCAACGGCCAGGCGCAGGAGCCGATCGGCCCGCCCGAGATGATCCTGCTGATCCAACTCCGTGACGACCGGGTGGCGGTGGAGGCGGCGACGAACCGGATCTATCTCGTGGGGGCGGGGACGCTGTCGGGCCTGCTGGCGATCGGGGTGTTCTGGTTCATCACGACGCGGATCATTCTTTCGCCGGTGCGTGTGTTGCGGGATTACGCGGGGCAGGTGTCGCGTGGCGACCTGAACATCCGGTCGGACATCAACACGGGCGACGAGTTTGAAGAGCTGTCGGACGTGTTCAACCAGATGCTCGAGTCGATCCGGGACAACCAGGGGCGGCTGTCAGACGCGAACAAGAGCCTGGACGTGAAGCTCGGCGAGCTGGCGGCGTCGAACGTGGCGTTGTACGAGGCGAACAAGGTGAAGGGCGAGTTTCTCGCGAACGTGAGCCACGAGCTGCGCACGCCTCTGAACTCGATCCTGGGTTTCGCGGAGGTGCTGAGCGAGTCGCTCTCGGCGCGGACGGGGCCGGTGGACGAGAAGCGCAAGCGTTACGTGGGGAACATCCTCGCGTCGTCGCGGCACCTGCTGAACCTGATCAACGACCTGCTGGAGGTGGCGAAGATCGAGGCGGGCCGGGTGGAGGTTCGGATCGCGCCGGTGTCGGTGGACGACCTGACCGAGGGCTTGATCAACCTGATGCGACTCCAGGCGGAGAACCGCTCGATCGCGCTCAAACGCCGGGTGGAGCCGGACCTGCCGATCCTCGAGACGGACGCGAACAAGCTCCAGCAGATCCTGTTCAACTTCCTGTCGAACGCGGTGAAGTTCACGCCCGACATGGGGACGATCACGCTGTCGGCGTCGCTGATCCCGGAGATCCCGCACACGAAGCCGGCGCAGGTTCGGCTCTCGGTGTCGGACACGGGGCCGGGGATCGCGCCGGAGGATCAGCAGAAGATTTTCGAGAAGTTCACGACGCTGGACCCGTCGGTGACCAAGGAGCACGGGGGCACGGGACTCGGGCTGACGATCTGCAGCGAGTTGGCGGAACTGTTGGGCGGGAGCATCGAGCTGGACTCAGAACTGGGCAAGGGCGCGACGTTCTCGCTGCTGGTGCCGGTCAAGGCTGAGCCTGTGGGGCCGATCCGTCGTCCGCCGAGCGGTCATGGCTCGGAGATTCTTGCGGGGGAGCTGTAG
- a CDS encoding S26 family signal peptidase has product MSDQPAVKRTDESVKETLESLVIAFVFAFIFRAFVVEAFVIPTGSMAPTLLGQHLRVTSDESGYRYTVDNPGTWSTSGLDRARRAGAFDPMTGAGTRLGGAVTSPGDRILVLKYIYEFTEPRRWDVVVFKDPHTPKTNFIKRLVGLPNEELVILDGNLYTRPAGSVTDSDWRVARKSDRPKVQRAVWQPVYHSQYVPLDEGARANRGPGVPTWENPWKPTRGSNWDLTDRRRYRLTGDAGELRFDFGAGDYDRHAARYAYNQFSADSTVEQIEDVRLSVHLTPKNDGQTVWFESTARLDDPELSRERVRVTIEADGRVLLEAPDRPEDRRLLTRGQITPLRGRQDVHLEWWIVDQSVHLWMDGDRLLEWTWELPMTALIERGVPAETPSLGIGLSGGSCLIHRIELDRDLFYSSANGGTDARAAYVRLGRNTRGDTLTLGPDEFFCLGDNSPRSSDGRYWRQIDPWVAYRNFDAGRDGLGIVPRRLLIGKAFFVYFPAPFPLYGNRMAFVPDFGNLRFIH; this is encoded by the coding sequence ATGAGCGATCAGCCAGCGGTGAAGCGTACGGACGAGTCGGTGAAGGAGACGCTGGAGTCTCTGGTGATCGCGTTCGTGTTCGCCTTCATCTTCCGGGCGTTTGTGGTGGAGGCGTTCGTGATCCCGACGGGGTCGATGGCGCCAACGCTCCTGGGCCAGCACCTGCGCGTGACGTCGGACGAGTCGGGCTACCGGTACACGGTGGACAACCCGGGCACGTGGTCGACGTCGGGGCTGGACCGTGCGCGGCGTGCGGGGGCGTTCGACCCGATGACCGGTGCGGGGACGCGTCTGGGGGGTGCGGTGACGTCGCCGGGCGACCGGATCCTGGTGCTGAAGTACATCTACGAGTTCACGGAGCCTCGGCGGTGGGACGTGGTGGTGTTCAAGGACCCGCACACGCCGAAGACGAACTTCATCAAGCGTCTGGTGGGCCTGCCAAACGAGGAGCTGGTGATTCTGGACGGGAATCTCTACACCCGCCCTGCCGGCTCGGTGACGGACAGCGACTGGCGTGTGGCGCGGAAATCGGATCGCCCGAAGGTTCAGCGTGCGGTCTGGCAGCCGGTCTATCACTCGCAGTACGTGCCGCTGGACGAGGGGGCGCGGGCGAATCGGGGCCCGGGCGTGCCGACGTGGGAGAACCCGTGGAAGCCGACGCGGGGTTCGAACTGGGACCTGACGGATCGACGGCGGTACCGGCTGACGGGTGACGCGGGGGAGCTGCGTTTTGACTTTGGTGCCGGGGATTACGACCGCCACGCGGCCCGGTATGCGTACAACCAGTTCTCGGCGGACTCGACGGTGGAGCAGATCGAGGACGTCCGGCTGTCGGTGCACCTGACGCCCAAGAACGACGGCCAGACGGTCTGGTTCGAGAGCACGGCCCGGCTGGACGACCCGGAGCTGAGCCGCGAGCGTGTCCGTGTGACGATCGAGGCGGACGGTCGCGTGCTGCTGGAGGCACCGGACCGACCGGAAGACCGTCGTCTGCTGACGCGCGGGCAGATCACGCCGCTGCGGGGCAGGCAGGACGTGCATCTGGAGTGGTGGATCGTGGACCAGTCGGTGCACCTGTGGATGGACGGGGATCGTCTGCTGGAGTGGACGTGGGAACTGCCGATGACGGCGTTGATCGAGCGTGGCGTGCCGGCGGAGACGCCCTCGCTCGGGATCGGCCTGTCGGGCGGGTCGTGCCTGATCCACCGGATCGAGCTGGACCGGGACCTGTTCTACAGCTCGGCGAACGGCGGGACGGATGCCCGGGCGGCATATGTGCGTCTGGGCCGGAACACGCGTGGCGATACCCTGACGCTGGGGCCGGACGAGTTCTTCTGCCTGGGCGACAACAGCCCCCGGAGCAGCGACGGGCGTTACTGGCGTCAGATCGATCCGTGGGTTGCGTACCGGAACTTCGACGCGGGTCGTGACGGGCTGGGGATCGTCCCGCGGAGGCTGCTGATCGGCAAGGCGTTCTTCGTCTACTTCCCGGCGCCGTTCCCGCTCTACGGGAACCGGATGGCCTTTGTGCCCGACTTCGGGAACCTGCGGTTTATCCATTGA
- a CDS encoding acyltransferase translates to MLRSALRPPAAALAWLVTRPAVAACRFMAAFIGPDAALRNASEAIAKVPGTRGVWCRRLFYRSTLGHVGQRVHIGFLTLLSKTDTRLQDAVYIGRNCSLGRVHIGAGTILADGVQVLSGSHQHDLGPSGTYQDGDQRFDRISIGTGVWIGANAVIMADVADHALVAAGAVVTRPVPAGARVAGVPARELNPSRAKAA, encoded by the coding sequence ATGCTCAGATCGGCCCTGCGCCCGCCCGCCGCCGCCCTCGCGTGGCTCGTTACCCGTCCTGCCGTGGCCGCCTGCCGGTTCATGGCAGCGTTCATCGGGCCCGACGCGGCACTCCGCAACGCCAGCGAAGCCATCGCCAAGGTCCCCGGAACGCGTGGCGTCTGGTGTCGACGACTGTTCTATCGATCCACCCTGGGCCACGTCGGACAACGCGTCCACATCGGCTTTCTGACCCTCCTGAGCAAAACCGACACCCGACTCCAGGACGCCGTCTACATCGGACGTAACTGCTCCCTCGGACGCGTCCACATCGGCGCGGGCACCATCCTCGCCGACGGTGTTCAGGTCCTCTCCGGCAGCCACCAGCACGACCTCGGACCCTCCGGAACCTATCAGGACGGCGACCAGCGATTCGACCGCATCTCCATCGGCACCGGCGTCTGGATTGGGGCCAACGCCGTCATCATGGCCGACGTCGCCGACCACGCCCTCGTCGCCGCCGGAGCCGTCGTCACACGACCCGTCCCCGCGGGGGCACGCGTCGCGGGCGTCCCCGCTCGTGAGCTGAACCCGTCCCGGGCAAAGGCCGCGTAA
- a CDS encoding complex I subunit 1/NuoH family protein: MSAQLFISLLVIAASVPVIQLTCAYLIMMERKVAAYVQDRYGPNRTNFSFGLNDIWGMLGLGWLFERKNKMLGLGQALADGLKLVWKEDYTPANVDKVLFYIAPMLIVVPALVGAAVIPWGGVWDFPGLVIAGTEWIQPGLAYVTVFPADLGVIYLLAVSSLGVYGVVLGAYASNNKYSFLGGLRATAQMLSYEIPLAICVLIMIITYQSASTTEMTLLQMNGAWGLFAHPMIAVIFFICGLAECNRAPFDLAESEQELVGGFHTEYGSLRWALFFLAEYMHMITSAAFFTLMFLGGSDLLPGVSIIPRVNDGSFFGLLAEGSLLGGVLMVVLQVKIYALKVFVLLWLMMMVRWTLPRFRFDQLMKLAWRGMIPLMLVMLLVVTLMVAYGLTSWWMFLIANIAFALTAPYLGYLLPKDPPINRRIPLEGSRFSPAS, from the coding sequence GTGAGCGCCCAACTCTTCATCAGCCTCCTCGTGATCGCGGCCTCCGTGCCCGTCATTCAACTCACCTGCGCCTACCTCATCATGATGGAACGCAAGGTCGCCGCCTACGTCCAGGACCGGTACGGGCCCAACCGCACCAACTTCTCCTTCGGACTCAACGACATCTGGGGCATGCTCGGACTCGGCTGGCTCTTCGAACGCAAGAACAAGATGCTCGGGCTCGGCCAGGCCCTCGCCGACGGACTCAAGCTCGTCTGGAAAGAGGACTACACCCCCGCCAACGTCGACAAGGTCCTCTTCTACATCGCGCCGATGCTCATCGTCGTCCCCGCCCTCGTCGGCGCCGCCGTCATCCCCTGGGGCGGCGTCTGGGACTTCCCCGGTCTCGTCATCGCCGGCACCGAGTGGATCCAGCCCGGTCTTGCCTACGTCACCGTCTTCCCCGCCGACCTCGGCGTCATCTACCTCCTCGCCGTCTCATCCCTCGGCGTCTACGGCGTGGTCCTCGGCGCCTACGCATCCAACAACAAGTACTCCTTCCTCGGCGGGCTCCGAGCCACCGCGCAGATGCTCAGCTACGAGATCCCGCTCGCCATCTGCGTCCTCATCATGATCATCACCTACCAGTCCGCCTCCACCACCGAGATGACCCTCCTCCAGATGAACGGTGCCTGGGGACTCTTCGCACACCCCATGATCGCCGTCATCTTCTTCATCTGCGGGCTTGCCGAGTGCAACCGCGCTCCCTTTGACCTCGCCGAGTCCGAACAGGAACTCGTCGGCGGATTCCACACCGAGTACGGCTCCCTCCGCTGGGCGCTCTTCTTCCTCGCCGAATACATGCACATGATCACCTCCGCCGCCTTCTTCACCCTCATGTTCCTCGGCGGCTCCGACCTCCTCCCGGGCGTCAGCATCATCCCACGCGTCAACGACGGCTCCTTCTTCGGGCTCCTCGCCGAGGGATCCCTCCTCGGCGGCGTCCTCATGGTTGTCCTCCAGGTCAAGATCTACGCCCTCAAGGTCTTCGTCCTCCTCTGGCTCATGATGATGGTCCGCTGGACCCTCCCACGCTTCCGCTTCGACCAGCTCATGAAACTCGCCTGGCGCGGCATGATCCCCCTCATGCTTGTCATGCTCCTCGTCGTCACCCTCATGGTCGCCTACGGCCTCACGAGCTGGTGGATGTTCCTCATCGCCAACATCGCCTTCGCGCTCACCGCTCCCTACCTCGGCTACCTGCTCCCCAAAGACCCGCCCATCAACCGACGCATCCCCCTCGAAGGCTCACGCTTCTCGCCCGCAAGCTGA
- the ilvN gene encoding acetolactate synthase small subunit: protein METDHTRHIIAALVTNEPGVLSQVAGMFAARGFNIDSLVVGRTENPQISRMTIVVMGDQAVLEQVRKQLMRLVPVVKVVDYREVSHVERDLLLMQVSTEGDQGKRTELIELANLFRARVVDVSDDRLMIEMAGAEEKLEAFIRLAEPFGILELARTGVIAMPRGAAAPMARRAGMAAAAAASGVDDADLPPG, encoded by the coding sequence ATGGAAACAGATCACACACGACACATAATCGCGGCCCTGGTGACCAACGAACCGGGCGTTCTCTCGCAGGTTGCGGGCATGTTTGCGGCCCGGGGGTTCAACATCGACTCGCTGGTGGTGGGCCGGACGGAGAACCCGCAGATCTCCCGGATGACGATCGTGGTCATGGGGGATCAGGCGGTGCTGGAGCAGGTGCGCAAGCAGCTGATGCGGCTCGTGCCGGTGGTGAAGGTGGTGGATTACCGCGAGGTGTCGCACGTGGAGCGCGACCTGCTGCTGATGCAGGTCTCGACGGAGGGGGATCAGGGCAAGCGGACCGAGCTGATCGAGCTGGCCAACCTGTTCCGGGCGAGGGTGGTGGACGTGTCGGACGACCGGCTGATGATCGAGATGGCGGGCGCGGAGGAGAAGCTCGAGGCGTTTATCCGTCTGGCCGAGCCGTTCGGGATCCTGGAACTGGCGCGGACGGGTGTGATCGCTATGCCGCGAGGCGCGGCGGCCCCGATGGCCCGGCGTGCGGGTATGGCAGCGGCCGCGGCGGCTTCGGGGGTTGACGACGCCGATCTGCCGCCCGGCTGA
- a CDS encoding FemAB family XrtA/PEP-CTERM system-associated protein — translation MIETHTRPEASTREHILAYLRAHPHAAPELHPAWLTALRTGLAHEPTLLIHRTGRSGDIRGLLPLAWVRSRLFGRFLVSLPFLNRAGVLADDPDAATRLIDAAVQLARQGRADYLELRHAGQPTEHRALTETRDDKPRMILDLPGSPDKLWDGFKAKVRNQVRKADRYHPAITFGRHELLDGFYSVFAVTMRDLGTPVYPKRFFRAILDALPDHAELALVTIEEAAVAGALLIHDPVHNHTTQVPSAACLRSANSMNANMFMYHHLLNRAIERSASRFDFGRSTLDSGTYRFKKQWGAQPEPTHWQQMPLHGDTHAARPDNPRYQSRIETWRKLPVWLTRVIGPPIVRCIP, via the coding sequence ATGATCGAGACCCACACCAGGCCCGAAGCCTCCACCCGCGAGCACATCCTCGCCTACCTCCGGGCACACCCCCACGCGGCGCCCGAGCTCCACCCCGCTTGGCTGACCGCCCTGCGCACCGGCCTCGCTCACGAGCCGACACTCCTCATCCATCGAACGGGGCGGTCGGGAGACATCCGAGGGCTGCTGCCTCTCGCCTGGGTCCGCTCACGCCTCTTCGGCAGGTTCCTCGTCAGCCTGCCCTTTCTCAACCGCGCCGGCGTCCTCGCCGACGACCCCGACGCCGCCACCCGGCTCATCGACGCCGCCGTCCAACTCGCTCGACAGGGCCGCGCCGACTACCTCGAACTCCGCCACGCCGGCCAGCCCACCGAACACCGGGCACTCACCGAGACGCGCGACGACAAGCCCCGCATGATCCTCGACCTGCCCGGATCCCCCGACAAGCTCTGGGATGGCTTCAAGGCCAAGGTCCGCAACCAGGTCCGCAAGGCCGACCGCTACCACCCGGCCATCACCTTCGGCCGCCACGAACTGCTCGACGGCTTCTACTCCGTCTTCGCCGTCACCATGCGCGACCTCGGCACGCCCGTCTACCCCAAACGCTTCTTCCGCGCCATCCTCGACGCCCTCCCCGACCACGCCGAACTCGCCCTCGTCACCATCGAGGAAGCCGCCGTCGCCGGCGCTCTGCTCATCCACGATCCCGTCCACAACCACACCACGCAGGTCCCCTCCGCCGCCTGCCTCCGCTCGGCCAACTCCATGAACGCCAACATGTTCATGTACCACCACCTGCTCAACCGCGCGATCGAACGCTCCGCCAGCCGCTTCGACTTCGGCCGCTCCACCCTCGACTCCGGCACCTACCGCTTCAAGAAGCAGTGGGGCGCCCAACCCGAGCCGACCCACTGGCAGCAGATGCCGCTCCACGGCGACACCCACGCAGCACGACCCGACAACCCCAGGTACCAGTCACGCATCGAGACCTGGCGCAAGCTTCCCGTCTGGCTCACCCGTGTCATCGGCCCGCCGATTGTGCGCTGTATCCCGTAA
- a CDS encoding MBOAT family O-acyltransferase: MSFDSYTFGLFFLLVLFLHRLPFSWKFKKLNLLWASYIFYAAWNPPMVVLLWISTITDWWVGRWLYVTRGESKRRLLLTVSLLVNLGMLSYFKYASFLLDNFVAFVSMLGVAYRPPELDIVLPVGISFFVFQSLSYTFDIYRRREHPTDSFFDYALFVTFFPQLVAGPIVRSATFLPQLGEPRRADAAQLSWGFLLMIVGLFQKVCLADNLLAPVTEAVYDNDVLSNTASAWLGTMAFAGQIYCDFAGYSTTAIGAALCLGFSIPDNFRFPYAACGFSDFWRRWHISLSGWLRDYLYISLGGNRMGQLRTSVNLMMTMLIGGLWHGASWNFVIWGGLHGLYLIVERWIRNLIPEFEGLTGSLLRLVAIVVTFLFTCFAWVFFRASAFGDAIAIQSSLLGMPGEGAEMTVSGSRAMSTVAVVGSILLVHYALRGISLEEFMRRSPLFVRWLIVGLMLFAIAVSTGEDRAFIYFQF; encoded by the coding sequence TTGTCGTTTGATTCCTACACGTTCGGCTTGTTCTTCCTGCTGGTGCTGTTTCTGCACCGGCTGCCTTTCTCGTGGAAGTTCAAGAAGCTGAACCTTCTGTGGGCGAGCTACATCTTCTACGCGGCGTGGAACCCGCCGATGGTGGTGCTGCTGTGGATCTCGACGATCACGGACTGGTGGGTGGGGCGATGGCTGTACGTGACGCGTGGCGAGTCGAAGCGTCGCCTGCTGCTGACGGTGAGCCTGCTGGTGAACCTGGGGATGCTGTCGTACTTCAAGTACGCGAGCTTCCTGCTGGACAACTTCGTGGCGTTTGTCTCGATGCTGGGTGTTGCGTACCGCCCGCCGGAGCTGGACATCGTGCTCCCCGTGGGCATCTCGTTTTTCGTGTTCCAGTCGCTGTCGTACACGTTTGACATCTACCGGCGGCGCGAGCACCCGACGGACTCGTTCTTCGATTATGCGTTGTTCGTGACGTTCTTCCCGCAGCTCGTGGCGGGCCCGATCGTGCGTTCGGCGACGTTCCTGCCGCAACTGGGTGAGCCGCGACGCGCCGATGCGGCCCAGTTGAGCTGGGGCTTCCTGCTGATGATCGTGGGCCTGTTCCAGAAGGTCTGCCTGGCCGACAACCTGCTGGCCCCGGTGACGGAAGCGGTCTACGACAACGACGTGCTGTCGAACACGGCGAGCGCGTGGCTGGGGACGATGGCCTTCGCGGGGCAGATCTACTGCGACTTCGCGGGCTACTCGACGACGGCGATCGGCGCTGCGTTGTGCCTGGGCTTCTCGATCCCGGACAACTTCCGCTTCCCCTACGCGGCGTGCGGGTTCTCGGATTTCTGGCGTCGGTGGCACATCTCGCTGTCGGGCTGGCTGCGTGACTACCTGTATATCTCGCTGGGCGGCAACCGGATGGGCCAGCTGCGCACGTCGGTGAACCTGATGATGACGATGCTGATCGGCGGGCTGTGGCACGGCGCGTCGTGGAACTTCGTCATCTGGGGCGGGCTGCACGGGCTGTACCTGATCGTGGAGCGGTGGATCCGCAACCTGATCCCGGAGTTCGAGGGGCTGACCGGGTCGCTGCTGCGTCTGGTGGCGATCGTAGTGACGTTTCTGTTCACCTGCTTCGCGTGGGTGTTCTTCCGCGCGAGCGCGTTCGGTGACGCGATCGCGATCCAGTCGTCGCTGCTGGGGATGCCCGGCGAGGGTGCCGAGATGACGGTGAGCGGTTCGCGTGCCATGAGCACCGTGGCGGTGGTCGGCTCGATTCTGCTGGTTCACTACGCGTTGCGGGGGATTTCGCTCGAAGAGTTCATGCGTCGCTCGCCGCTGTTTGTTCGCTGGCTGATCGTGGGGTTGATGCTGTTTGCGATCGCCGTCTCGACCGGAGAAGACCGTGCCTTCATCTACTTCCAGTTCTAG
- the panD gene encoding aspartate 1-decarboxylase — MLRTMLLGKIHRATITQCDPDYIGSITIDADLLEAAGMLPNERVLVADLDNAVRFETYIILGERGSGIIGVNGAAAHTVAVGQKVIIMSFGQFENVGLEEHEARVVVADERNHIAQTLSYPSSLSGKPQAVESGS; from the coding sequence ATGCTCCGCACGATGCTGCTTGGCAAGATTCACCGGGCGACGATCACGCAGTGTGACCCTGATTACATCGGCTCGATCACGATCGACGCGGACCTTCTCGAGGCGGCGGGGATGCTCCCGAACGAGCGTGTGCTGGTGGCGGACCTGGACAACGCGGTGCGTTTCGAAACGTACATCATCCTGGGCGAGCGCGGGTCGGGGATCATCGGCGTGAACGGCGCCGCGGCACACACGGTGGCGGTGGGCCAGAAGGTGATCATCATGTCGTTCGGCCAGTTCGAGAACGTAGGGCTGGAGGAGCACGAGGCGCGTGTGGTGGTGGCGGACGAGCGGAATCACATCGCGCAGACGCTGAGCTATCCGAGTAGCCTTTCGGGGAAGCCACAGGCGGTTGAATCGGGTTCCTGA